In a single window of the Streptomyces sp. 846.5 genome:
- a CDS encoding sphingomyelin phosphodiesterase, with amino-acid sequence MNPSTSVRRLGHAVAAAITVAGLAAAPAHAATATATATPASLSVFAWNVDLGTALVDTVEKENAAGRTPTVEAVIRKHDADVVILDEAFNNTSDAQIPAALADLYPYATPVVGKTCSGGGWTGISGACSNSLFVINGGTLILSKYPILAQYAHIFSNSTSGTWDYNANKGAALAEIDVNGTNTWVVGTHLQADQSGTSTSTTQKTRLAQLGEIRTWTNQIVGTSAPVLIGGDLNVEYYGGASRGDYANAQTAAGGVLGSPALDPSQTLHTMDCPVSSWCQYMSGIESFPSSYQDDLDYLGYLQDGARPVPAALPTVKVDFDPQTGWTSGQLDTNAPSDHYPVQATYVLP; translated from the coding sequence ATGAACCCCAGCACCTCAGTGCGTCGGCTCGGTCATGCGGTCGCGGCTGCGATCACCGTCGCCGGCCTCGCCGCCGCCCCCGCCCACGCCGCCACCGCCACCGCGACGGCGACGCCGGCCTCGCTGTCGGTGTTCGCCTGGAACGTGGACCTGGGCACCGCGCTGGTCGACACGGTCGAGAAGGAGAACGCCGCCGGACGCACCCCCACCGTCGAGGCGGTCATCCGCAAGCACGACGCCGACGTGGTCATCCTGGACGAGGCGTTCAACAACACCTCCGACGCGCAGATCCCGGCCGCACTGGCCGACCTCTACCCGTACGCCACCCCGGTGGTCGGCAAGACCTGCTCGGGCGGCGGCTGGACCGGCATCAGCGGCGCCTGCTCCAACTCCCTGTTCGTCATCAACGGCGGAACGCTGATCCTGTCCAAGTACCCAATCCTGGCCCAGTACGCGCACATCTTCAGCAACTCGACCTCGGGCACCTGGGACTACAATGCCAACAAGGGCGCGGCGCTGGCCGAGATCGACGTGAACGGCACCAACACCTGGGTGGTCGGCACCCATCTGCAGGCCGACCAGTCGGGGACCTCGACCAGCACCACCCAGAAGACCCGGCTGGCCCAGCTCGGCGAGATCCGGACCTGGACCAACCAGATCGTCGGCACCTCCGCGCCGGTCCTGATCGGCGGCGACCTCAACGTCGAGTACTACGGCGGCGCCTCGCGCGGCGACTACGCCAACGCCCAGACCGCCGCCGGCGGCGTCCTCGGCAGCCCGGCGCTGGACCCGTCGCAGACCCTGCACACCATGGACTGCCCGGTCTCCTCCTGGTGCCAGTACATGTCCGGCATCGAGTCCTTCCCGAGCAGCTACCAGGACGACCTGGACTACCTCGGCTACCTCCAGGACGGCGCCCGCCCCGTCCCGGCCGCGCTGCCCACCGTGAAGGTCGACTTCGACCCGCAGACCGGCTGGACCAGCGGACAGCTGGACACCAACGCCCCCAGCGACCACTACCCGGTCCAGGCCACCTACGTCCTGCCCTGA
- a CDS encoding HAMP domain-containing sensor histidine kinase, with protein MSLRNRVALAGGLVVAAALLLASLVLYPAADHDLHDQLDSTLVSTAASTPRFSQALKQKISQSGGSLPVTGVLVIGDTLVQFLPAPVQPGTAELADITYQDTAVAAGTAPAYFSDADYQGRVYRVYTSRFDGSGGTLVRVAKPLSDALNSLHRLELLLAGLILGGALTAAFAARLLAGRLLRPVGRLTETVEQVTVTQDLTAGVDGGLTGIGGHDEIGRLARSFSAMMGALDGSVSAQRQLVADASHELRTPLTSLTTNLELLAEPGGLADPQAPVLVRAALEQSGELRRLVNDLVELARYGQAETHTEEVRIDLLAQEAVDRAARRSPHLRFAARLPSRPEDCLVLADPEALARALGNLVDNAAKWSPDGGAVEVSVELAPGRERICCTVTDQGPGIAEADRPLVFDRFYRATAARAKPGSGLGLSIVRQIAETHGGTVAVLPSERGARLRLELPSAQGRT; from the coding sequence GTGAGTCTGCGGAACCGCGTCGCGCTGGCCGGCGGACTGGTGGTGGCCGCAGCCCTGCTGCTGGCCTCACTGGTGCTCTATCCGGCGGCCGACCACGATCTGCACGACCAGCTCGACAGCACCCTGGTGTCCACCGCGGCCAGCACGCCCAGGTTCAGCCAGGCACTGAAGCAGAAGATCTCCCAGTCCGGCGGCAGCCTCCCCGTCACCGGCGTGCTCGTCATCGGCGACACGCTGGTCCAGTTCCTGCCCGCGCCGGTGCAGCCCGGCACGGCGGAGCTCGCCGACATCACCTACCAGGACACCGCCGTCGCCGCAGGAACCGCCCCCGCCTACTTCAGCGACGCCGATTACCAGGGACGCGTCTATCGGGTCTACACCTCCCGGTTCGACGGCAGCGGCGGCACGCTGGTGCGCGTCGCGAAGCCGCTGTCGGACGCCCTGAACTCGCTGCACCGGCTGGAGTTGCTGCTGGCCGGGCTGATCCTCGGCGGTGCGCTGACGGCCGCCTTCGCGGCGCGGCTGCTGGCCGGGCGGCTGCTGCGTCCGGTCGGCCGACTGACCGAGACCGTCGAGCAGGTGACGGTCACTCAGGACCTGACCGCCGGTGTGGACGGCGGTCTCACCGGCATCGGCGGCCATGACGAGATCGGCCGGCTGGCGCGCTCGTTCTCGGCGATGATGGGCGCGCTGGACGGCTCGGTCTCCGCCCAGCGCCAGTTGGTCGCGGACGCCTCGCACGAGCTGCGCACCCCGCTGACCAGCCTGACCACCAATCTGGAGCTGCTGGCGGAGCCCGGCGGGCTCGCCGATCCGCAGGCCCCGGTACTGGTGCGGGCCGCGCTGGAACAGAGCGGGGAGTTGCGGCGGCTGGTCAACGACCTGGTCGAACTGGCCCGCTACGGCCAGGCGGAGACGCACACCGAGGAGGTCAGGATCGACCTGCTGGCCCAGGAGGCGGTCGACCGCGCCGCGCGGCGTTCGCCCCATCTGCGCTTCGCCGCGCGGCTGCCGTCCCGTCCCGAGGACTGCCTGGTGCTCGCCGACCCGGAGGCCCTCGCCCGGGCCCTCGGCAACCTGGTCGACAACGCCGCCAAGTGGAGCCCGGACGGCGGCGCGGTCGAGGTCTCGGTCGAGCTCGCGCCGGGACGGGAACGGATCTGTTGCACCGTCACCGACCAGGGCCCCGGCATCGCCGAGGCCGACCGGCCGCTCGTCTTCGACCGCTTCTACCGAGCCACCGCGGCCCGGGCCAAGCCCGGCTCGGGTCTGGGCCTGTCCATCGTCCGCCAGATCGCGGAGACCCACGGCGGGACCGTCGCCGTGCTGCCGTCCGAGCGCGGCGCACGGCTCCGCCTGGAACTGCCGTCGGCTCAGGGCAGGACGTAG
- a CDS encoding response regulator transcription factor — MRILVADDDAAVRRSLGHALRRDGFAVTEAADGTAALAGVAEARPTAIVLDVMMPEPNGLEVCRILRRRGDETPILILTARDLVADRVAGLDAGADDYLVKPFALDELRARLRALLRRSSRTMEARELLRYADLELDAAQCQVRRGGRLLALTRTEYALLELFLRNPRRVLGRTAIFEAVWGYDFGPGSNALWVYISYLRGKLEAEGEPRLIQTVRGLGYVLREEP, encoded by the coding sequence ATGCGGATCCTGGTGGCCGACGACGACGCGGCCGTAAGGCGCTCCCTCGGCCACGCCCTGCGCCGCGACGGTTTCGCGGTCACCGAGGCGGCGGACGGCACGGCCGCGCTCGCGGGCGTCGCCGAGGCGCGGCCGACGGCGATCGTGCTGGATGTGATGATGCCCGAGCCGAACGGACTGGAGGTCTGCCGGATCCTGCGCCGGCGCGGGGACGAGACCCCGATCCTCATCCTGACCGCCCGCGACCTGGTCGCCGACCGGGTCGCCGGGCTGGACGCGGGCGCCGACGACTACCTGGTCAAACCGTTCGCGCTGGACGAACTGCGGGCCCGGCTCCGGGCGTTGCTGCGGCGCAGCTCGCGGACGATGGAGGCACGCGAGCTGCTGCGCTACGCCGACCTGGAGCTGGACGCCGCGCAGTGCCAGGTCCGCCGCGGCGGACGGCTGCTGGCGCTGACCCGCACCGAGTACGCACTGCTGGAGCTGTTCCTGCGCAACCCACGGCGGGTGCTGGGCCGTACGGCGATCTTCGAGGCGGTCTGGGGCTATGACTTCGGCCCGGGATCCAATGCGCTCTGGGTCTACATCAGCTACCTCCGGGGCAAGTTGGAGGCGGAGGGCGAGCCGCGGCTGATCCAGACCGTGCGCGGGCTCGGCTATGTGCTGCGGGAGGAGCCGTGA
- a CDS encoding bifunctional YncE family protein/alkaline phosphatase family protein, with amino-acid sequence MQVTRRRRVSESEQFVVLGRSVSRRATLVTACVTALAVAATGTAFATTRQFGTEHVGQVTSKGEVISSDQYIAPYGSRLVINDGKIMSSSVSPDGGHLAAAVADGDASLVVVNLATGKVQQRVGSATVDDLHISSGAVGQEGPTYSPDGSQLWLGQVDGYTKFTVNADGSLANPTTVSIPADGAKHALVGAAVFSADGSTVYSAVNGQNRVVAINAATGAIEQSWAVGNAPRGIVQVDGKLYVSNEGGRTAQAGDYTLNSYNTQVPASPVTGATTTGTVSVIDLANPSAAVGSIDVGLHPTAVYAKQGAVFVTDTASNDVSVIDTRRGKVVQTIATQPWPEATVGYEPDSVTLTDDGHLLVTLGRANAVAVYRYTRPQEPVSYVGLLPTDYFPAEITTVGSKVIVSNTRGIDALRPTTAAGHDTHDTTSSLTQFTLPSDSVIRSQTGKVFQQNGWTSGSVKLADNYGASKAKPVPVPIRIGAPSTIKHVFLIVKENRTYDQVFGDMAQGNGDAALAQFGKNVTPNQHALATQFGLYDNTYDIGTNSAEGHNWLMQADDPEYTESSAGEYLRSYDTEDDALGHQKSGFLWTGAQAAGKTVRDFGEFQQFLTKPATASWQNLYCDAKTMAATGQNTAYTLNSSSPIPSLNSVSVPGFPKFDTSVPDQYRYQIWKQDFEKSGPANLNMFWLSSDHTGGPASPAAQVADNDLATGKIVDEISHSPYWKDSAIFVVEDDSQAGLDHVDGHRAPIQIISPYAKHGVVDDHYYTQITMVRTIEQILGIHPMNQKDSAATPMAAAFTSKPDYTPFTALPNTTSLTDGLATPPSCGVDTPAAQDPHAAAVPATTAPPAAEKAVAAKWTAWKAQQRLTGANAVPDYANPAQMNHLTWYETHNWKTPYPGETTIYAPNSVPGAYIPATGTDG; translated from the coding sequence ATGCAGGTAACGCGCCGCCGCCGGGTCTCCGAGAGCGAGCAGTTCGTCGTTCTCGGCAGGTCCGTCAGTCGCCGGGCAACGCTGGTCACCGCATGCGTCACGGCCCTGGCCGTGGCCGCCACCGGCACTGCCTTCGCCACAACTCGCCAGTTCGGCACGGAGCATGTCGGCCAGGTCACCTCCAAAGGCGAGGTCATCTCCAGTGATCAGTACATAGCCCCCTACGGCAGCCGACTGGTCATCAACGACGGCAAGATCATGTCTTCGTCGGTCAGCCCGGACGGCGGCCATCTCGCGGCCGCGGTCGCTGACGGTGACGCGTCACTTGTTGTCGTGAACCTGGCCACTGGTAAGGTTCAGCAGCGCGTCGGCAGCGCCACCGTGGACGACCTGCACATCAGCAGTGGCGCGGTGGGCCAGGAGGGCCCGACGTACTCGCCCGACGGCTCGCAGCTGTGGCTGGGTCAGGTCGACGGCTACACCAAGTTCACCGTGAACGCGGACGGCTCGCTCGCCAACCCGACGACCGTCTCCATCCCCGCCGACGGGGCCAAGCACGCGCTGGTGGGCGCGGCGGTGTTCTCGGCGGACGGCTCCACCGTGTACTCGGCCGTCAACGGCCAGAACCGGGTGGTCGCCATCAACGCCGCGACCGGCGCCATCGAGCAGAGCTGGGCGGTGGGCAACGCCCCGCGCGGCATCGTCCAGGTCGACGGCAAGCTCTACGTCAGCAACGAGGGCGGGCGTACGGCGCAGGCCGGGGACTACACGCTCAACTCCTACAACACCCAGGTCCCGGCCAGCCCGGTGACCGGCGCCACCACCACCGGCACGGTCAGCGTCATCGACCTGGCGAACCCCTCCGCGGCCGTCGGCAGCATCGACGTCGGTCTGCACCCGACCGCCGTGTACGCCAAGCAGGGGGCGGTGTTCGTCACCGACACCGCCAGCAACGACGTCTCCGTCATCGACACCAGGCGCGGCAAGGTCGTGCAGACCATCGCCACCCAGCCCTGGCCGGAGGCGACGGTGGGCTACGAGCCCGACTCGGTGACGCTGACCGACGACGGGCACCTGCTGGTGACGCTGGGCCGCGCCAACGCGGTCGCCGTCTACCGGTACACCCGGCCGCAGGAGCCGGTCAGCTATGTCGGCCTGCTGCCGACGGACTACTTCCCCGCGGAGATCACCACCGTGGGCAGCAAGGTGATCGTCTCCAACACCCGTGGCATCGACGCCCTGCGACCCACCACCGCGGCCGGCCACGACACCCACGACACCACGTCCAGCCTGACCCAGTTCACCCTGCCCAGCGACAGTGTCATCAGGTCCCAGACCGGCAAGGTCTTCCAGCAGAACGGCTGGACCAGCGGCTCGGTCAAGCTGGCCGACAACTACGGGGCCAGCAAGGCAAAGCCGGTGCCGGTCCCGATCCGGATCGGGGCCCCCTCGACGATCAAGCACGTCTTCCTGATCGTCAAGGAGAACCGCACCTACGACCAGGTCTTCGGCGACATGGCGCAGGGCAACGGCGACGCCGCCCTGGCGCAGTTCGGCAAGAACGTGACGCCGAACCAGCACGCGCTGGCCACCCAGTTCGGGCTCTACGACAACACCTACGACATCGGCACCAACTCCGCCGAGGGCCACAACTGGCTGATGCAGGCCGACGACCCGGAGTACACCGAGTCCTCGGCCGGTGAGTACCTGCGCAGTTACGACACCGAGGACGACGCCCTGGGCCACCAGAAGTCCGGCTTCCTGTGGACCGGAGCGCAGGCCGCGGGCAAGACCGTGCGGGACTTCGGCGAGTTCCAGCAGTTCCTCACCAAGCCGGCCACCGCGAGCTGGCAGAACCTGTACTGCGACGCCAAGACCATGGCCGCGACGGGGCAGAACACGGCCTACACCCTGAACTCCTCCTCGCCGATCCCCTCGCTCAACAGCGTGTCGGTGCCCGGCTTCCCGAAGTTCGACACCAGCGTCCCGGACCAGTACCGGTACCAGATCTGGAAGCAGGACTTCGAGAAGAGCGGTCCGGCGAACCTGAACATGTTCTGGCTCTCCAGCGACCACACCGGCGGCCCGGCCAGCCCGGCAGCCCAGGTCGCCGACAACGACCTCGCCACCGGCAAGATCGTCGACGAGATCTCGCACAGCCCGTACTGGAAGGACTCGGCGATCTTTGTGGTCGAGGACGACTCCCAGGCCGGCCTCGACCATGTCGACGGCCACCGGGCCCCGATCCAGATCATCAGCCCCTACGCCAAGCACGGCGTCGTGGACGACCACTACTACACGCAGATCACCATGGTCCGCACCATCGAGCAGATCCTCGGGATCCACCCGATGAACCAGAAGGACAGCGCGGCCACCCCGATGGCCGCGGCCTTCACCAGCAAGCCCGACTACACCCCGTTCACCGCGCTGCCCAACACCACCTCGCTGACCGACGGCCTGGCCACGCCGCCCAGCTGTGGCGTGGACACCCCGGCGGCGCAGGATCCGCACGCGGCGGCCGTACCGGCGACGACCGCGCCGCCGGCCGCGGAGAAGGCGGTCGCGGCCAAGTGGACCGCCTGGAAGGCGCAGCAGCGGCTGACCGGCGCCAACGCGGTGCCCGACTACGCCAACCCCGCCCAGATGAACCACCTGACCTGGTACGAGACGCACAACTGGAAGACGCCGTACCCCGGCGAGACCACGATCTACGCCCCGAACAGCGTCCCCGGCGCGTACATCCCCGCCACCGGGACCGACGGCTGA
- a CDS encoding ABC transporter permease: MTVTVANDNAIAGTDADAEAFLVPVLRAYRFELVKLVSQWRIRLLVLACWTVPGLFVTAVAQQSTLPSDTLFGRWMHATGWAGPLVVLGFAGSWALPLLTSVVAGDVFAAEDRLGTWRHLLVAVRSPQRIFAAKALAGLTVILLLVAGMVASSSVGGLLTVGNRPLVGLDGHLLSPSDAAGNVLLAWVCVLAPTLALGAIGLLGSVVLGRSPIGLLLPALVAVAMQLAQMLPLPVALRLALPGYAFITWHRLFTSPGQPRELLISVAVSLVWVVVATGLAHHLFMRRDFTNATDDGIGRRALTIALLPLAGLLAVTFGVVAVATPFMGSGISQAKVQQSVATAFAHLYRMQTAQLNRPAVTEAQLAVTAACDRSGGQVDPAGPGNDWRCVVTWHLPGAAAPGTALYQLNVTSDGRIEADGDGPKEVNGYFLVRTPTGDAPNPLWQFDGTVELVSTSLKG; encoded by the coding sequence ATGACCGTGACCGTCGCCAACGACAACGCCATCGCCGGTACTGATGCCGATGCCGAAGCGTTCCTTGTCCCGGTGCTGCGCGCCTACCGCTTCGAACTGGTCAAGCTCGTCTCGCAGTGGCGGATCCGGCTGCTGGTGCTCGCCTGCTGGACCGTGCCGGGGCTGTTCGTCACCGCGGTCGCCCAGCAGAGCACGCTCCCGAGCGACACGCTCTTCGGGCGCTGGATGCACGCCACCGGATGGGCCGGGCCGCTGGTGGTGCTCGGGTTCGCGGGCTCCTGGGCGCTGCCGCTGCTGACCTCGGTGGTCGCGGGCGATGTGTTCGCCGCCGAGGACCGGCTGGGGACCTGGCGCCATCTGCTGGTGGCGGTCCGGTCGCCGCAACGGATCTTCGCGGCCAAGGCACTGGCCGGACTCACCGTCATCCTGCTGCTGGTGGCCGGGATGGTGGCCTCCAGCTCGGTCGGCGGGCTGTTGACGGTCGGCAACCGGCCGCTGGTCGGCCTCGACGGCCACCTGCTGTCGCCGTCGGATGCCGCCGGGAACGTGCTGCTGGCCTGGGTCTGCGTTCTCGCGCCCACCCTCGCGCTCGGCGCGATCGGCCTGCTCGGCTCCGTCGTGCTGGGGCGCTCCCCGATCGGGCTGCTGCTGCCCGCTCTGGTGGCGGTCGCGATGCAGCTCGCCCAGATGCTCCCGCTGCCCGTCGCGCTGCGCCTGGCCCTGCCCGGCTATGCCTTCATCACCTGGCACCGGCTGTTCACCAGCCCGGGACAGCCCCGCGAGCTGCTGATCTCCGTCGCGGTCAGCCTGGTGTGGGTCGTGGTCGCGACCGGGCTGGCCCATCACCTCTTCATGCGGCGGGACTTCACCAACGCGACCGACGACGGCATCGGGCGGCGCGCGCTCACGATCGCCCTGCTGCCGCTCGCCGGACTGCTCGCCGTCACCTTCGGTGTCGTCGCCGTGGCCACGCCGTTCATGGGCTCCGGGATCTCGCAGGCCAAGGTGCAGCAGTCGGTCGCCACCGCGTTCGCGCACCTCTACCGGATGCAGACGGCGCAGCTCAACCGCCCCGCCGTCACCGAGGCGCAGCTGGCGGTCACGGCGGCCTGCGACCGGAGCGGCGGCCAGGTCGACCCCGCGGGGCCGGGCAACGACTGGCGCTGCGTCGTCACCTGGCACCTCCCCGGCGCGGCCGCCCCCGGGACGGCCCTCTACCAGCTCAACGTCACCTCGGACGGTCGGATCGAGGCCGACGGCGACGGACCGAAGGAAGTGAACGGCTACTTCCTGGTGCGGACCCCGACCGGGGACGCGCCGAACCCGCTGTGGCAGTTCGACGGCACCGTCGAACTGGTCTCCACCTCCCTGAAGGGATGA
- a CDS encoding ABC transporter ATP-binding protein yields the protein MVAQRAVRARGVVKCFGDVVALDGVDLDLEQGRIHGLVGPNGAGKTTLLGLLLGLAVADGGALDILGMPVGRALAAPRGVAGFVDGPGLYPSLTARQNLAALAALRGQGARTPRIDDALGEVGLTDVADDRVRGFSLGMRQRLGLAAALLTDPRLLVLDEPANGLDPAGKRHVHGVLTRLASEGTTVVLSSHRMDDLESLCAEVTILATGRVRFSGPLGKLASEDRELDYRLLTSDPEAARRLAAETAGIRVVGDAVAWRGTEALVVAAQVPALDVLVAGLAKADIAVRELAPVVSPLEAAFLALTEQQEADR from the coding sequence ATGGTGGCGCAACGTGCAGTGCGGGCTCGTGGGGTGGTCAAGTGCTTCGGTGACGTCGTCGCACTCGACGGCGTCGACCTGGATCTGGAGCAGGGGCGGATCCACGGCCTGGTCGGGCCGAACGGCGCAGGCAAGACGACGCTGCTCGGCCTTCTGCTCGGGCTGGCCGTCGCAGACGGCGGGGCCCTCGACATCCTCGGCATGCCGGTCGGGCGGGCGCTTGCGGCTCCCCGCGGCGTCGCCGGCTTTGTGGACGGGCCCGGTCTGTACCCCTCGCTGACCGCCCGACAGAACCTCGCCGCGCTGGCCGCGCTGCGCGGCCAGGGCGCGCGGACGCCACGGATCGACGACGCGCTCGGCGAGGTCGGTCTCACCGATGTCGCCGACGACCGGGTCCGCGGCTTCTCGCTGGGCATGCGCCAGCGGCTCGGGCTGGCCGCCGCCCTGCTCACCGACCCCCGGCTGCTGGTGCTCGACGAGCCCGCCAACGGTCTCGACCCGGCGGGCAAGCGGCATGTGCACGGCGTCCTCACCCGGCTGGCGAGCGAGGGCACCACCGTGGTGCTCTCCAGCCACCGCATGGACGACCTCGAATCCCTGTGCGCCGAGGTCACCATCCTCGCGACCGGGCGGGTCCGCTTCTCGGGCCCGCTGGGCAAGTTGGCGAGCGAGGACCGTGAGCTCGACTACCGGCTGCTCACCTCCGATCCGGAGGCCGCGCGCCGGCTGGCCGCCGAGACGGCCGGGATCCGCGTGGTCGGGGACGCAGTGGCCTGGCGCGGCACCGAGGCGCTCGTCGTGGCGGCGCAGGTGCCCGCCCTCGACGTACTGGTGGCGGGACTGGCGAAGGCGGACATCGCGGTGCGCGAGCTCGCCCCCGTGGTGTCGCCGCTGGAGGCCGCGTTCCTCGCCCTCACCGAACAGCAGGAGGCCGACCGATGA